A single region of the Pectinophora gossypiella chromosome 2, ilPecGoss1.1, whole genome shotgun sequence genome encodes:
- the LOC126378774 gene encoding uncharacterized protein LOC126378774, translating to MTLHWWMHWFWVTALLTLHASSARAAAVPQSEELQHITTDTETDHRPSDRQGRAMYFSKSIATTPRPVLNVTEPENKEEIDILANATTPNTTEIVHPSIQWTAVNTSENDTSIEQNAYNSTNVTNVTVLPVNTNLTETQNATVVKKKNLTRPDFVKDETSIQEGVSESRIVTEKPLSLETTFLQTRIPPNIELYRRVADTGDGGMDTGAIAGISFAALVLAALAGSTAFVLYRRRYLNKPQTLNDKCSNPDSSGYLDDSTIRDNSEEMYSLDNDSFLNSLEAMTIQNYWTDTVKHTKL from the exons CGAGCAGCGCACGAGCCGCGGCTGTTCCACAGTCAGAAGAGCTCCAACACATCACCACCGACACAGAGACCGACCACCGGCCATCAGACCGCCAGGGAAGAGCCATGTACTTCTCCAAATCCATCGCCACCACGCCCAGACCCGTCCTCAACGTCACAGAACCAGAGAACAAAGAAGAAATAGACATCCTTGCAAACGCAACAACCCCAAACACAACTGAAATAGTCCACCCCTCAATACAATGGACCGCTGTCAATACATCAGAAAACGACACCAGCATAGAACAGAATGCTTACAACAGCACCAACGTTACTAACGTCACAGTTCTACCAGTAAACACAAATTTGACAGAGACGCAAAACGCAACTGTTGTTAAAAAGAAGAATCTGACAAGACCGGACTTCGTGAAAGACGAGACAAGTATACAGGAGGGGGTGTCGGAGAGTAGGATTGTAACTGAGAAGCCGTTGTCTTTGGAGACGACGTTTCTGCAGACGAGGATACCTCCGAACATAGAGCTGTATAGGCGGGTAGCGGATACAGGAGACGGTGGCATGGACACGGGTGCGATAGCTGGTATATCGTTCGCCGCGTTGGTGCTGGCGGCGCTGGCTGGGAGCACAGCCTTCGTGCTGTACAGGAGAAGATACCTCAACAAACCCCAAACCCTGAATGACAAATGTTCGAACCCAGATTCGAGTGGATACCTGGATGATAGCACTATTCGG GATAATTCGGAAGAGATGTACAGTCTCGACAACGACTCGTTCCTCAACTCGTTGGAGGCCATGACAATCCAGAACTACTGGACTGACACCGTTAAACACACCAAGCTATAA
- the LOC126378948 gene encoding acireductone dioxygenase codes for MVKAWYMDSETTDQRLEHHKNPPEFISLEDLFKKTGVEYFKLNVETYATDGVLDKLKKERGYTYEDEMACSKECLPNYEEKIKSFFTEHLHTDEEIRFILDGSGYFDVRDGADQWIRIAVGAGDMIVIPSGIYHRFTLDTNNYIRAKRFFIGEPVWLPYNRPADEMPARKEYIDKLQKGFVAAAC; via the exons atGGTGAAGGCATGGTATATGGACAGTGAAACAACCGACCAGCGTTTGGAGCATCACAAAAACCCTCCAGAATTCATCTCTTTGGAGGATTTATTTAAGAAAACCGGTGTCGAGTATTTCAAA CTTAATGTGGAGACATATGCAACAGATGGAGTACTAGACAAGTTGAAGAAGGAGCGCGGCTACACATATGAGGATGAGATGGCCTGCTCCAAGGAGTGCCTGCCCAACTACGAGGAGAAGATCAAGTCATTTTTCACCGAGCATCTGCATACTGATGAAGAAATCAG GTTCATCCTGGACGGGTCGGGCTACTTCGACGTGCGAGACGGCGCCGACCAGTGGATCCGCATCGCGGTCGGCGCCGGCGACATGATCGTCATCCCCAGCGGCATCTACCACCGGTTCACACTCGACACCAAT AACTACATTCGCGCTAAGCGTTTCTTCATCGGCGAGCCGGTGTGGCTGCCTTACAACAGGCCAGCGGACGAGATGCCGGCCAGGAAGGAATACATCGACAAGCTGCAGAAGGGATTCGTCGCCGCCGCCTGCTAG